Proteins encoded within one genomic window of Cucumis sativus cultivar 9930 chromosome 3, Cucumber_9930_V3, whole genome shotgun sequence:
- the MADS1 gene encoding floral homeotic protein DEFICIENS isoform X1, which translates to MYVYFSHKQQHQQQQERRRSRRRRRRRRKRKNMARGKIQIKRIENPTNRQVTYSKRRNGLFKKANELTVLCDAKVSIIMFSSTGKLHEYISPATSTKELFDQYQKTLGVDLWITHYERMQDNLKKLKDINRNLRRQIRQRMGECMNDLSFEELRCLEQDMDNAVRIIRERKYRVISNQIETHKKKDIATEEDPHYGLVDNGGVGVGIGGGDYESIMGFSGAAHPRIFALRLQPNHTHNNHLNNIHLHHPPPSDLTTYPLLE; encoded by the exons ATGTATGTCTATTTCTCCCACAAACAACAAcaccaacaacaacaagaaagaagaagatcaagaagaagaagaagaagaagaagaaaaagaaaaaatatggcTCGTGGGAAGATCCAGATCAAGAGAATAGAAAACCCTACAAACAGGCAAGTGACTTACTCCAAGAGACGCAACGGGCTGTTCAAAAAAGCCAACGAATTGACGGTTCTCTGCGATGCTAAAGTCTCCATTATCATGTTCTCCAGCACTGGAAAACTTCACGAGTATATCAGCCCTGCCACTTC gACTAAGGAGCTTTTCGATCAGTACCAGAAGACTTTAGGCGTTGATTTATGGATCACTCACTATGAG AGAATGCAAGACAATCTCAAGAAGCTCAAAGATATCAACCGAAATCTCCGAAGGCAGATTAG GCAGAGGATGGGGGAATGTATGAATGATCTGAGTTTTGAAGAACTCCGATGTCTTGAGCAAGATATGGATAATGCTGTCAGGATCATCCGTGAACGCAAG TACCGGGTGATCTCAAACCAGATCGAAACACACAAGAAGAAg GACATTGCAACAGAAGAAGATCCACATTATGGGCTGGTAGACAATGGAGGAGTAGGTGTAGGAATTGGAGGAGGAGATTATGAGTCAATTATGGGGTTCTCAGGTGCTGCCCATCCTCGCATTTTTGCATTGCGTCTCCAGCCCAACCACACCCACAACAACCATCTTAATAATATTCACCTTCATCACCCTCCTCCTTCAGATCTCACTACCTATCCACTCCTTGAGTAg
- the MADS1 gene encoding floral homeotic protein DEFICIENS (The RefSeq protein has 2 substitutions compared to this genomic sequence) has protein sequence MARGKIQIKRIENPTNRQVTYSKRRNGLLKKANELTVLCDAKVSIIMFSSTGKLHEYISPATSTKELFDQYQKTLGVDLWITHYERMQDNLKKLKDINRNLRRQIRQRMGECMNDLSFEELRCLEQDMDSAVRIIRERKYRVISNQIETHKKKLKSVGEIHKSLLQEFDIATEEDPHYGLVDNGGVGVGIGGGDYESIMGFSGAAHPRIFALRLQPNHTHNNHLNNIHLHHPPPSDLTTYPLLE, from the exons atggcTCGTGGGAAGATCCAGATCAAGAGAATAGAAAACCCTACAAACAGGCAAGTGACTTACTCCAAGAGACGCAACGGGCTGTTCAAAAAAGCCAACGAATTGACGGTTCTCTGCGATGCTAAAGTCTCCATTATCATGTTCTCCAGCACTGGAAAACTTCACGAGTATATCAGCCCTGCCACTTC gACTAAGGAGCTTTTCGATCAGTACCAGAAGACTTTAGGCGTTGATTTATGGATCACTCACTATGAG AGAATGCAAGACAATCTCAAGAAGCTCAAAGATATCAACCGAAATCTCCGAAGGCAGATTAG GCAGAGGATGGGGGAATGTATGAATGATCTGAGTTTTGAAGAACTCCGATGTCTTGAGCAAGATATGGATAATGCTGTCAGGATCATCCGTGAACGCAAG TACCGGGTGATCTCAAACCAGATCGAAACACACAAGAAGAAg TTAAAGAGCGTAGGAGAAATACACAAGAGTCTTCTACAAGAGTTT GACATTGCAACAGAAGAAGATCCACATTATGGGCTGGTAGACAATGGAGGAGTAGGTGTAGGAATTGGAGGAGGAGATTATGAGTCAATTATGGGGTTCTCAGGTGCTGCCCATCCTCGCATTTTTGCATTGCGTCTCCAGCCCAACCACACCCACAACAACCATCTTAATAATATTCACCTTCATCACCCTCCTCCTTCAGATCTCACTACCTATCCACTCCTTGAGTAg